The Saccharicrinis carchari genomic interval AAAAACCATTTTGTCCAGATCCATATCGTCCGAAATAACTATTTTTTTACGGAACAAGAAGGAGGGTATTCCTTCTTTAGCAGGTTCTACATCTTTTATAATCTCACTTTGGGCTCTCAGCAAAATTTCATTGGACGTTATTTCAATCGAGATATCTTCGTCTGCAATATTAGAAACAATATATTCAAATTTACAAGTATCCGGATTTTGTGAAATATACTCTTCTATTGGTA includes:
- a CDS encoding Hsp20 family protein → MIKYDLHTGMWFCPFSKWTWEEKKGIKIPIEEYISQNPDTCKFEYIVSNIADEDISIEITSNEILLRAQSEIIKDVEPAKEGIPSFLFRKKIVISDDMDLDKMVFEHKKKSLALVIPRKDSPDNCTFTTSFKEPYYG